Genomic window (Salinibacterium sp. M195):
ATGTCGCGCGAGCGTCCGTAGAGTTCCAGACTGAACGGAATGGCGGTGACCAGGGAGGTGGTCTTCAGCATCGAAATTACTTCGTTGCCGGTCGGCGGGATGATGATGCGCATTGCCTGCGGGATGACGACGCGCGTCATTGTTTGCAGCCACGACATTCCGAGGGCAGTTGCTGCCTCGTCTTGTCCCTTATCAACCGAAAGGATTCCGGCACGCACAATCTCTGCCATATAGGCGGACTCGTTGAGCGCGAGGCCAATAACGGCAAGCCAAAACACGCTGATGAGGTCGTTGGTTTCTACGGAGAGCCACGGCTCGGTGAAGGGGATGCCCACATCGATCGTCGAGTAGATCGTGGCGAAAAGACCCCAGAACACGAGCTGCACGTAGACAGGAGTTCCCCGGAAGACCCAGAGGTACAACCACGCAATGCCCTTGACGACGGGGTTGTCAGAAAGCCGCATCACCGCGAGAGTCACACCAAGGATGATCGCGATGATCATCGAGTAGACCGTCAACAGAATGGTGTAACCGGCGGCCTGAGAGATGCGCTTATCGAAGATGTATTTGCCGAAGTTCTCCCAGCCATAGGCCTCGCGCTGCGACGCATCGACGACGAAGAGAATGAGCATCGCGACAAGGATGACCGCGACGACATTGCGCCACGGGTGGCGAAGGCGAATCGCTTTGATCGCCTCCGCTTGGTCAGCGCCGTTCGGCGACACGCTTAACGGTGTCGCCGAACGGCCAGAGTCTGACACAGCCAATACCTAGCTAGTGGTTGCCGCGTTGATGGTGATCGACGAGACAGCGCCGTTGAAGACGCCCCAGTCTTCGAGGATCGTCTTGTAGGTGCCGTCATCAATCAACGACTGGAGTGCAGCCTGGAGTGCCGCAGAGAGCTCTGAATCCTTTTGCACGACAATGCCATATGGTGCGGTGTCGAACGAGTCACCCGCGAGTTCAATCTTGTCGTCAACCTGGCTCACCGCGTACTGCGTGATGGGTGAGTCAGCGCTCATGGCGTCGGCGCGGCCCAAGGCGAGAGCGTTAGTGGCTTCGTCTTGAGTATCGAACTTGAGGATATCGATGGGCTCGTTTCCAGCATCCGTGCATTCCTGCGACTTCGCGGGCAGCTCATCGGTTTCTTCGTATGTTCCCGTTTGCACGGTTACAGTCATGCCACACGCATTAGCGGGGTCGACGTCGACGCCGATCTGCTGGGCCCACTGGATGCCGGCCTCGTAGTAGTTGACGAAGTCGACAACTTTCTCGCGCTCTTCGTTGTCGGTGAACGAGGAAAGCCCGATGTCGTAGCTACCGCCCGTGACGCTGGGGATGATCTTGTCGAAGCTGGATGGCTCGTACTGAGTATCGAGACCAAGTTTGGCTGCCATGGCGTTGCCCAGGTCAACCTCCCACCCGATGGGGTTTCCCGCATCGTCCTTGTACTCGTTGGGGGCATAGGTCGGGTCGATGCCAATGACAAGCACGCCGGCGTCTTTGATGTCGGCTGGCAGCAGAGCAATGGCTGCAGCGTCTGTTCCTACATCTAGATTGCCGCCGCCGGTGTCGGTGCCTGTGTCTGTGCTGTTGTCAACACAACCCGTCAATGCGAGGGCGGTGACAACAAGCAATGCTGGAAGCGCGTAATTGATTTTCATGGTCCAACCTTTTCTCAATCCCAATGAAAGCTAGTGTCGGCGGCAACGCGCGAAACCCTCACGGGCACGCATCCTTGAATCACCGACGTTGGCAGCCTACCCTCGTGGGCACGCAATATTACGCCCGGCTGCGCCGTGTGGTTGCGACACCGGGAGTAATCCGCTGATTATGTGTTCTGGACGAGTCTGGGCGTCTTTCAGCGAAGAAATCTACGACCGCTCGCTAGTATTCGCCCTGAGCCGCAGATTCAAGTTCCGCGAAGTTGATGTTGCGCAATTCCCGCAACCGCGTCTCACGATTCGCTTGATATTGCGGGTCAGCGGCTGGCAAGTAAGCGACGCGAAGTTTGCCAATGATGGCAGTGCCGATCTCGCTCCACGCCAGCTCTCGAGCCTCATCGATGATGTTGGAAATCAGCACACCATCCATAGACGCTTGGCGAAGCCCCTCGGCAAGACCTTCTTGCACAGCTCGGTTACGAGCGGTGTGAGAACCGCGCAACAATCGTTCCGCCTGCTCCGCGAGTTGATCGAATTCGACGTGCACGAGACCAGCAAGCGCACCGTCGTCGTAGTCAAGGTGGTCTCGGGCAGCATCCACGATGATTCGGTTCTTGACCGTCATACGCACCGCATTGCGGGCGATGAGCACGCCCTCTTCGACGACACGCTCAATTGGCGCCTCTTCGACAGGCTCGGGCGCCCTAAATTTGCCCAGATTGAGGCGCGGGCGCCGCCGAAATATTCTCACAGTGCAATTGTTCCGGTTTAGATTGATGAACGGTATCCCCCGTCCGGTTCAGCTTAGGTTGCCCACCTGAACGGTTGACAAATTTTTCTCGTAACAGATGCCAAAGGGGATCGCCGCGTAGGCGCCGAAAGCGTCAATACGTTCGTATCCAAGGCTCTCATATAGCGCCATCGCCGGCACCTGAACGTGACCAGTCTGCAGGACGAGCGAGGCTGCTTTCGTTTCTCGAGCGGCGCCCTCAAGCTCGTTCATGAGACGACGGGCAGCCCCCTTTCCGCGATGAGCAGAATCCACGAAAACTTTTTTGACCTCAAATGATTTTCCAAAAGGACGCAATGCTGCATGGCCGATGACGACATCGTCGTCTAGAACCAACAGTGTGTGGGTGATGTCACTCGGCGGAACCGTCAGCGCAGCGTTGACTGCGGCGCGACCGGCATCATCGAGTGCTTCTTGACGATCGGCGTACATCGCCGTCGTCTCGACATTCATCGCCGCGCGTTGCTGGACAGCGCGTGGGTCTAGCCACTCGACCCATTCAATCGTCAGGCTCACGAGACTCTGGCCTTCAGATTCACGGATGCCTTCGCCTTACATTCCGGACCGCTGCATGCGCTTCTCAATCGACGGTCGATGACGGCAAGCCGTGCTGCGTGCCGGTCAACCGGCAACGCGCGGGAACTAAACGTGGGGGTCGTAGTCGTGGTCGGTGAACGGTACGACGACAAAAT
Coding sequences:
- a CDS encoding ABC transporter substrate-binding protein, with product MKINYALPALLVVTALALTGCVDNSTDTGTDTGGGNLDVGTDAAAIALLPADIKDAGVLVIGIDPTYAPNEYKDDAGNPIGWEVDLGNAMAAKLGLDTQYEPSSFDKIIPSVTGGSYDIGLSSFTDNEEREKVVDFVNYYEAGIQWAQQIGVDVDPANACGMTVTVQTGTYEETDELPAKSQECTDAGNEPIDILKFDTQDEATNALALGRADAMSADSPITQYAVSQVDDKIELAGDSFDTAPYGIVVQKDSELSAALQAALQSLIDDGTYKTILEDWGVFNGAVSSITINAATTS
- a CDS encoding GNAT family N-acetyltransferase, whose translation is MSLTIEWVEWLDPRAVQQRAAMNVETTAMYADRQEALDDAGRAAVNAALTVPPSDITHTLLVLDDDVVIGHAALRPFGKSFEVKKVFVDSAHRGKGAARRLMNELEGAARETKAASLVLQTGHVQVPAMALYESLGYERIDAFGAYAAIPFGICYEKNLSTVQVGNLS
- a CDS encoding amino acid ABC transporter permease, with the translated sequence MSDSGRSATPLSVSPNGADQAEAIKAIRLRHPWRNVVAVILVAMLILFVVDASQREAYGWENFGKYIFDKRISQAAGYTILLTVYSMIIAIILGVTLAVMRLSDNPVVKGIAWLYLWVFRGTPVYVQLVFWGLFATIYSTIDVGIPFTEPWLSVETNDLISVFWLAVIGLALNESAYMAEIVRAGILSVDKGQDEAATALGMSWLQTMTRVVIPQAMRIIIPPTGNEVISMLKTTSLVTAIPFSLELYGRSRDISVVIFDPIPLLLVASAWYLLFTSILMVGQYFLEKRFSRGVGQARPEKAGTETGAITLKTGVIPTPGAAANTETAPDESTDPTGKEHQ